Below is a window of Tolypothrix bouteillei VB521301 DNA.
AGGCTCTAGGCTTTTCTGACGACGAAGTTTATAAGCATTATCGAGGGACAACCGTAGGCGATGAGTTTATGAAAAAATACCCCGATTATCCGGTCGTTAAATTGAAAGTAGCACCGAGAGAAGCGTATATTGCTCCGACAGATAACTTAATCCATGATGCTTCTTCTGTAGGTAAGCAATATCCTGACATTACGTTGTCTTTTATTGGGTATTTTGGCATTCCATTTGGTCAAAATCAAGAGCATTAATTTACAAAACAACACAGCTTTCCTGTAGAGAATTGCAAGCAATGTCTGAAATAGAATTCGATTTTCAAAAACTGATTCACCCCCTCGACACGGATATCTTTTTGAAAAACTATTGGGAGCAGCGATCGCTCTTTCTTGTTCGAGGAAAAGCAGATTATTATGCCAATCTTTTTTCAACAGAGTACATAGACGATCTCATTCGCTTTACCGACCTCAAATTTTCTGACTGTAGAGTGTTTAAGACTAAAGAAGGAGTATCCGTTGAACCCTATACAAAGATAGGACCAGATTATGCAAATTCCTATTCAGCAAATCAACTTTACGATGCTTATCACCAAGGGAACACATTCTGTATTCAGAAAATTCAAGATCGCTGTAAGCCAGTTGCTACTTTTTGTCGGAATTTAGAACAATTTCTCAATCATCCTGTAAATATTAACCTATACTTAACACCTAAAGGTGCTCAAGGATTTCCACCGCACTATGATACACACGACGTTTTTGTACTTCAGATTGCGGGATCGAAACACTGGCAAATTTATGAATATTTATCGGATTTGCCCCTCGTTACCAGAGGTTATGCAGTCGATCCGAAAAACTTAGACACGCCAACCCATAATGTTTGTTTGCAGGCGGGTGACTTATTGTATATTCCCCGTGGTTGTGTTCATGAGGCAATGACCTCAGACAGCTCCTCATTACATCTGACAGTGGGAATTTGTGTCTTTGAGTGGGCAACTCTCATTCAGGAAGCGATTTTATCTATCGCCGAACAGAACGTTCATTTCCGCAAAGCACTACCAGTAGGCTTTATCCATCGGAGCGAAGCTATGGCATCGATGAAAAATCAATTAGCAGAACTTTTGCAAGTCCTTGCTGATAAGGTCAACCACGAAGACGCTATAGAACGGTTAACCAAACGTTTCATTGGAGGGATGTCTCCACTCCCTGATGGACATTTTATCAGTTTGGATGCAGTTAATGAAATCGATCCCAATACTACTGTTGCTAAGCGAAAGGGAATGATTTGTCATATCACCAGAAAAACGGATTCAGTAACCATTCAATTCCCAGGAGGAACCGTTGAGGGGCCGCAGTCCATTGAGCCAGCGCTTCGCTTTATCACCAACTCAGAACAATTTCTCGTCAAAGACCTTCCAGGTATCCTCAGCAGTCATAGCAAAGTAGTTCTGGTGCGACGTTTGGTTAAAGAAGGACTGTTAATGATTCAACGCTAATCCCAAGCACCAAAAGTCTGAATGTAACAAACAATGTCTAACCCAGATTTTGATTTTGAGAAATTAATTCAACCTATCGATTCACAAACCTTTTTAACCAATTATTGGGAGCAAAAACCACTTGTTTTGATGAGAGAAGATGCAAATTACTATGTTAGCCTTCTCTCAATGAAAGAGATTGACAATATCATATGTTTCGCTAATTTGAGATCGGGCGATATTGAGACTGATTCTTTAAATCGCTCTAGTGATTTTAAATATTCTGATTCCCATACAGTTCCTAGTATTAATCACCTTTACCAAGCTTATTCTCAAGGTCATACTTTACTTATACACGAGCTTCAGTACCACTGGAAAGCAATTGCTGCTTTCTGCTGTCGTCTGGAACAATTTCTCAATCATCCTGTAAATGCAAACCTGTATTTAACACCTAAGAATTCACAAGCCTATCCAGCGCACTTTGATTTAAACGACGTTTTCATTCTTCAATTAGAAGGTGCTAAACTCTGGCGCATTTACGATTCCTTTTTAGATTTACCCACTGCTGCTCACATCCAAGCAATACCAAAAAAAATACTAGACGCATCGCCACGGGAAGTTTATCTCCAAGCTGGTGATTTATTGTATCTCCCTCGTGGTTTTGTTCATGAAGTGCTTGCTTTAGAAAGTTCCTCGTTGCACCTTACAATTGCTATAGATGTCTTTAAATGGAGTCACCTCATAACTGAAATGCTTGCATCTGCCACGGAGCAAAATGTCCGCTTTCGTAAAGCACTACCAGTCGGCTTCCTTCATCGGAGCGAAGCAATGGAGTTGATGAAAACTCAATTAGCAGAACTCTTGCAAGTTTTGGCTGCTAATGTCGATCGCGAAGATGCTGTGGAACAGCTGACCAAACGTTTCATTAAAGAAAAATTTCCATTGGCGATGTGAATTCTCTAGCAATCCTATTTGAGATCTCAACAAGAGAGATAAGAGAGACAAGGGAGACAAGGAGGACAAGGAGGACAAGGAGGACAAGGAAGAGGTGTTTGTAAATCATGTAGGACTGCTATATCAGTTATTGAGGTCAATCTATCCAGAATTCTTGCCTTCACGGCTACTCACAGATTGGGATTTTTCGTGAGTTTGCTCAACCGCGTAATACTAGAGCAAATACTTCCCACTTCCTTACGGCTCGTCTACAGAAGGTGCTGATACTGCAATTATTCTTCAGTCATTTCCTCTTCATCTTCCTCCTTAATCTCTTCCCAATCACCCCGTGCCAAGCCACGCTTGTGTTGCACCAGAATAAATTCGCCTTACCTATTCCTCAAATATTCCCCCGTCCCACTTAAAAATCTAGGTTATGACCAACAATGTAACAAAAAACACTTGTAGAGAAGTCTCTTTACCATTAAGTTTTGAAAATGATTATATATTGGTAGGAAATTGGGACTTTTTTAGTTGAAATCTTTATTTGACTTTCTAGAGTTCTTACTGTCCAGTGGACTGTTAGCCGCAAGAGTACTGCGCCCCAGCGCGAAGCTTGGGTGTAGGGAATTGCAGTTGAGCGAGTGCTTTTTCTAGAAGATATAATGGTTCGCGAATACTCTTCGTAAAATGAAAAGAATGAACAGTAAAAATCAACCCTACCAGTAGCTTTTATGACCCAAACACTACCACTACAAAAGCTATTTACCTTCAATGAATTTATTGAATGGTATCCAGAAAACTCACCCCGGCGCTACGAGCTACACAACGGAGTCATAATTGAGATGCCCCCACCAACTGGCGACCATGAAGATGTTGTAGGTTTTTTGATTGAACAAATCGTAACTGAATTTAAGCAGTGTAAGCTACCCTATACCATCCCAAAATCCGCTTTAGTTAAAACGCCTCATGGTGAATCAGCCTACATACCCGATGTATTGGTACTTAATCGGGACAATTTAAAAAATGAACCATTGTGGAAAAAAGAATCGACTGTTATCTACCCTGAATCTGTACCGTTGATAGTTGAAGTAGTTTCAACAAACTGGCGTGATGATTATCATAATAAATTCGGGAATTATGAAGAGATGGGAATACCCGAATATTGGATTGTAGATTACGCTGCATTGGGCGGGCGTAAGTTTATTGGCAATCCCAAACAACCTACAATTACTGTTTGCGAATTGATTGACGGTGAATATCAAATGGCCCCGTTTAGGGGCGATGATTTGATTGCGTCACCTACTTTTCCACAGTTGAATTTAACCGCACAACAGGTATTTAGCTCTGTGATTTAATGAAAAATCCCCTATCGCTTTCTCCAGTGGTAGGGTATAGTTATGTTTTTGTAAAATTATACTTTGGCACTATTGTACTTTTAGACAAAACTAAAAGTTAACCTAATTTACGACGGTTGTTTTCTACAATCTGCACTACCGCGAGTCCTTCAGAGATGGGTATGGTAGCGTCAAACTTTGGTGGGACAACTATTTTTCCAATTTTATTAATATAACCCCACTTGCTACCTATTGGGGCTGTCGCCCCGGACGCGGGGCGTAGCGACTCTCCGTGTCTGGTGTGTTAACTGAACCGTATTGAGTTATAGTCCATTTCCAATTAAAATAAAAGATGCCCAATAATAGGGGTGTTTAAATTGACTGTTACTTCCTGTTAATAATTCTAATTGTGCGTTGCGTAAAGCTTCGGCTTTGCTCAATTTCCCAGCTTTTAATGTTGTATAAAATGCATTCATTAAGGCTTGCGTACCACCATCAGAAACAGACCACAATGAAGCAATAGAGGCTTTGGCACCTGTTAATTGAATTTGATATCCCAAACCTAGAATTTCCTGACCGTTACCTAATTGTTTGCCCAAACCAGTTTGACAGGCACTTAAAACGACTAAATCAACATTAGGTAAAGACCAATTTTCTATATCTTTAAGGGTGACACGTGTACCATCCCCAAACAAAATAAATGAATCTTCAGGATTACCGCTCACTAGCATGCCATGCGTTGCTAAATGCACGATTTTGTAATCATTCATCTGTGGGATGGCAACTTGGGTGTTAAATTCTTTATCTAAAAGAATCTTTGTGTTTTGAATTGTCTTAGCTAAATTTTCAACTTCAGCTTTGGCAAATTGCAACCCGCTCAATGTTTCTTTTCTTTCCCCTACAGCTACTTGATAATCACCCTTGGTAAAAGCAGCGGCTAAAGTGGTTAAAGATGCTGGAGGTTTATTGTTTAATTTAGTTAAACTTGCAGCCGTAATATTGTTGACAATAAAACGCTCAACCAACCAATTTTTTCCGTCGTATAATGCTGCTAAAGGTATATATCTCAGTTTGCTATCCGGAGCATAGATAATTGCTTTTGCATCAGCTTGTTTGATGTCATTTTCAATAGGTTTAATGAGCCAATTATATAATTGTGTGGCAGAATTTTTGCTATCTTTATAAGGAGCTACTAGGGCTTGGCGAAATTCAGTAATAACCTGATTTAATTCAGATGCTTTGACTGGTACCGGACGGTGAATTGGGGGTGAATCCGCAGTTACTAAAACTAACTCTAATCTATCTTCTAAAACTAAGGGATATAATAAGACTGTTTTTTGATTTAACTGGCGTAAATTATCTCGCAGTGAGTTAAGTTGACGCAAACTGAGATTTTCCTGTCCGGAGTTAGTCGATAATTGTTGCACTAATGCTACTACAGACGGATTTTTGGTGAATTTATTAAATTCAGCCGTAATTGCCTGTTCGAGTTTGACTAATTCAGCGATGCGTTTTTCTTGAGCAGATGTCCGCGAAGTTTGGGGAATTTTTCTGAGATTGGTGAGTTCTTGTCCCAGTGCGATCGCTTTGTCTTGAATGACACTATATTTTTGTGTAATATCTTGTTCTTGGGGCTTGAGTGGTAAATTTTGGGATACTGGAGTTTCTATATTTGTTCCTCTTTGTCCGCTATTAGCAACTGCTGTTTTCTTAGGTGTTATGCGCTCAATTCCGATAAAATCACTCACTTCTTGGATTTTGAGTAAATCCAGAACTTGTTGCGCTTCTGCGGAACGATTTTGTTTAAGCAATAAATCGGCGAGGCGGCGGTATCTTTCTGCTACCGTTTCTGTATAAGATTGTTGAATAGCAGTTGGCATAACGCGCAAGTTTTGCCGAATTTCCTCAGTTAAATTAACTGATTTTTTGTAAAATGCAATTGCTAGCTGTGGTTGATTTTGTCC
It encodes the following:
- a CDS encoding WG repeat-containing protein, with amino-acid sequence MGSKWGYINKIGKIVVPPKFDATIPISEGLAVVQIVENNRRKLG
- a CDS encoding cupin domain-containing protein, coding for MSNPDFDFEKLIQPIDSQTFLTNYWEQKPLVLMREDANYYVSLLSMKEIDNIICFANLRSGDIETDSLNRSSDFKYSDSHTVPSINHLYQAYSQGHTLLIHELQYHWKAIAAFCCRLEQFLNHPVNANLYLTPKNSQAYPAHFDLNDVFILQLEGAKLWRIYDSFLDLPTAAHIQAIPKKILDASPREVYLQAGDLLYLPRGFVHEVLALESSSLHLTIAIDVFKWSHLITEMLASATEQNVRFRKALPVGFLHRSEAMELMKTQLAELLQVLAANVDREDAVEQLTKRFIKEKFPLAM
- a CDS encoding CHAT domain-containing protein, which gives rise to MQLPIISLTLILALASPSLAQAPTPTPEEQIAEAVMLNNNAGGLIYKDLVGLNELQTALTQSQQALTIFQKYGAKAGEANSLTNIGYVYLRQGKYPQALEYFQSSLDIRRKTRDRQNEWIPVSYLGEVYVNLGRYPQAIEAYQNGLAILRELKAANPKDTSYATSETIMLGDLGSVYFRTGQYAKALDFYQQSLALQKTSDDKIGSIQTLNNIGVVYVNLGNYAQAVNSYQQALNSLQECCSNYLGTQAATMNNLAGAYFSLGQSQKSLELAEQSANIYNRLSSTNSEEVNKQDIKLLYDYLGQNSQASQQFVSRAIVGDAFGKDSFQFQGRAINLNNIGQIYANLGKYDQALKIYQQALNIYKENNYKLGVAATLNNIARVHSNLSKYQQAIELNQQALAIYREVGDRTGEGVTMSHLGQIYQQQNQYAKAEELYQQALAIHREVSDRASEATTMKFLGDTLSGQNQPQLAIAFYKKSVNLTEEIRQNLRVMPTAIQQSYTETVAERYRRLADLLLKQNRSAEAQQVLDLLKIQEVSDFIGIERITPKKTAVANSGQRGTNIETPVSQNLPLKPQEQDITQKYSVIQDKAIALGQELTNLRKIPQTSRTSAQEKRIAELVKLEQAITAEFNKFTKNPSVVALVQQLSTNSGQENLSLRQLNSLRDNLRQLNQKTVLLYPLVLEDRLELVLVTADSPPIHRPVPVKASELNQVITEFRQALVAPYKDSKNSATQLYNWLIKPIENDIKQADAKAIIYAPDSKLRYIPLAALYDGKNWLVERFIVNNITAASLTKLNNKPPASLTTLAAAFTKGDYQVAVGERKETLSGLQFAKAEVENLAKTIQNTKILLDKEFNTQVAIPQMNDYKIVHLATHGMLVSGNPEDSFILFGDGTRVTLKDIENWSLPNVDLVVLSACQTGLGKQLGNGQEILGLGYQIQLTGAKASIASLWSVSDGGTQALMNAFYTTLKAGKLSKAEALRNAQLELLTGSNSQFKHPYYWASFILIGNGL
- a CDS encoding Uma2 family endonuclease, producing the protein MTQTLPLQKLFTFNEFIEWYPENSPRRYELHNGVIIEMPPPTGDHEDVVGFLIEQIVTEFKQCKLPYTIPKSALVKTPHGESAYIPDVLVLNRDNLKNEPLWKKESTVIYPESVPLIVEVVSTNWRDDYHNKFGNYEEMGIPEYWIVDYAALGGRKFIGNPKQPTITVCELIDGEYQMAPFRGDDLIASPTFPQLNLTAQQVFSSVI
- a CDS encoding cupin domain-containing protein, encoding MSEIEFDFQKLIHPLDTDIFLKNYWEQRSLFLVRGKADYYANLFSTEYIDDLIRFTDLKFSDCRVFKTKEGVSVEPYTKIGPDYANSYSANQLYDAYHQGNTFCIQKIQDRCKPVATFCRNLEQFLNHPVNINLYLTPKGAQGFPPHYDTHDVFVLQIAGSKHWQIYEYLSDLPLVTRGYAVDPKNLDTPTHNVCLQAGDLLYIPRGCVHEAMTSDSSSLHLTVGICVFEWATLIQEAILSIAEQNVHFRKALPVGFIHRSEAMASMKNQLAELLQVLADKVNHEDAIERLTKRFIGGMSPLPDGHFISLDAVNEIDPNTTVAKRKGMICHITRKTDSVTIQFPGGTVEGPQSIEPALRFITNSEQFLVKDLPGILSSHSKVVLVRRLVKEGLLMIQR